One segment of Mugil cephalus isolate CIBA_MC_2020 chromosome 14, CIBA_Mcephalus_1.1, whole genome shotgun sequence DNA contains the following:
- the LOC125020496 gene encoding major histocompatibility complex class I-related gene protein-like isoform X2, protein MKELVLLLILFPIAHSVKNSLMLNLTISSGVPDVPEYVVVAKIDGITVVYYNSSMKAPEPRQVWVKKLIDKYPGRWKNGTQKCKEYYDVLKYETGIITKYSNQTGGVQIVEQIIGCEWDDETDLVDGYKKYSLNGEDFIAFDVKTETWISSNPLAESIKQKWDRNKDRNGYWKNLLTNDYVDVLKKYIKYVKNVLNRKDVTSVSLLQKTPSSPVSCHATGFYPDRAMMFWRKDGEEIHEGVEHGEILPNHDGSFQMNVDLDISSVSPEDWRRYDCVFHLSGVEDIVTNLDQPRILPRYSAFPTRIIVGGVVGGLLLLALCVTGIIIWRRNNKGFRPANSAENKTSTDETII, encoded by the exons ATGAAGGAGCTTGTTCTTCTGCTCATTTTATTCCCTATCGCTCATTCAG TTAAAAACTCTTTGATGTTGAATCTCACGATATCTTCTGGAGTCCCAGACGTACCAGAATATGTGGTTGTGGCAAAAATTGACGGAATTACTGTGGTTTACTACAACAGCAGCATGAAAGCACCAGAACCCAGACAAGTCTGGGTGAAAAAATTAATTGATAAATATCCAGGGCGATGGAAAAATGGTACTCAGAAATGCAAGGAGTATTATGATGTCCTCAAATATGAAACAGGCATCATTACTAAATACTCCAACCAAACCGGAg gtgttCAGATTGTCGAGCAGATCATCGGTTGTGAATGGGACGACGAGACTGACCTGGTTGATGGCTACAAGAAGTATAGTTTGAATGGAGAAGATTTCATTGCATTTGATGTGAAGACAGAGACTTGGATCTCTTCAAACCCTCTGGCTGAAAGCATTAAACAGAAGTGggacagaaataaagacagaaatggaTACTGGAAGAACCTCCTCACAAATGATTAtgttgatgtgctgaagaagtATATCAAATATGTGAAGAATGTCCTGAATAGAAAAG acgtcacctcagtgtctctcctccagaagactccctcctctccagtcagctgccacgctacaggtttctaccctgacagagccatgatgttctggaggaaagatggagaggagattcatgaaggagtggaacatggagagatcctccccaaccatgatggatccttccagatgaatgttgacctggacatttcatcagtctcacctgaagactggaggaggtacgactgtgtgtttcatctctctggagTTGAGGACATTGTCACTAATCTGGACCAACCACGGATCCTGC CTCGTTACTCAGCATTTCCTACTCGTATTATTGTCGGTGGAGTTGTTGGGGGACTGCTGCTCCTGGCTCTCTGTGTCACTGGAATCATAATCTGGAGAAGGAACAATAAAG GATTCAGACCTGCAAACT cagcagaaaacaagACATCTACAGATGAAACTATCATTTAA
- the LOC125020495 gene encoding major histocompatibility complex class I-related gene protein-like: MKIFIFLLLCHISSSVKHSMRFYLTSSSGVPELPDFVAIAMVNEAEVAYYDSNISQTQPKQQWVRKVIGDDSQRWERNRKECKGYHQIFKAETDTFRQRFNQTAAVHVAQQMAGCEWDEETGEVTGHQHYSYNGEDFISLDLNTMTWVAPKPQAVVTKHDWDRDKPRIEFWRTFLLQRCPEQLKRYLPHWKSSHQRTALPSVSLLQKTPSSPVSCHATGFYPDRARMFWRKDGEEIHEGVEHGEILPNHDGSFQMNVDLDISSVSRENWRRYDCVFHLSGEKSITRLDEAVIRTNRVNPANVTTPVTAAVVVLAVVIAACGFTCYRRKKSSDKVSEERLSQEKLNPDKDETVESESNSECSDTNSLKQNMNQFI; encoded by the exons atgaagatatttatttttttgctgctttgtcacatttcttcttcag TCAAACACTCCATGAGGTTCTACCTCACCTCATCATCAGGAGTCCCTGAACTCCCAGATTTCGTGGCCATTGCGATGGTAAACGAAGCTGAGGTGGCTTATTACGACAGCAACATCAGCCAGACGCAGCCTAAGCAGCAGTGGGTGAGGAAAGTAATCGGGGATGATTCACAGCGAtgggaaagaaacagaaaggagTGTAAGGGCTATCACCAGATCTTTAAAGCTGAAACGGACACCTTCAGGCAGCGCTTCAATCAAACTGCAG CCGTCCACGTAGCTCAGCAGATGGCGGGCTGCGAGTGGGACGAGGAGACTGGAGAGGTGACCGGTCACCAGCACTACAGTTACAACGGAGAAGACTTCATCTCTCTGGACCTGAACACTATGACGTGGGTCGCTCCCAAACCACAGGCTGTCGTCACGAAACACGACTGGGACAGGGATAAACCCAGGATTGAGTTTTGGAGAACCTTCCTCTTACAGCGTTGCCCTGAGCAGCTCAAGAGGTACCTGCCGCATTGGAAGAgttctcatcagagaacag ctctcccctcagtgtctctcctccagaagactccctcctctccagtcagctgccacgctacaggtttctaccctgacagagccaggatgttctggaggaaagatggagaggagattcatgaaggagtggaacatggagagatcctccccaaccatgatggatccttccagatgaatgttgacctggacatttcatcagtctcacgTGAAaactggaggaggtacgactgtgtgtttcatctctctggggAAAAAAGCATCACCAGACTGGACGAAGCAGTGATCAGAACCAACAGAG TGAACCCGGCCAACGTGACCACTCCTGTCACTGCTGCAGTGGTTGTTCTTGCTGTCGTCATTGCTGCCTGTGGATTCACATGttacaggagaaagaaaa GTTCTGACAAAGTCTCTGAAGAACGTCTctcacaagaaaaactaaatccagATAAAGATGAAACCGTGGAGTCAGAGAGTAACAGCGAATGCAGCGACACGAACAGTTTGAAGCAAAACATGAACCAGTTTATTTAG
- the LOC125019694 gene encoding major histocompatibility complex class I-related gene protein-like, whose product MKELMIVLLLCHPVSAVKNSLMLNLTISSGVPDVPEYVVVAKIDGITVVYYDSSMKEPEPRQVWVKKLIDKYPGRWKKGTQECRYYHDVLKDETGIITKYSNQTGGVQIVQQIIGCEWDDETDLVDGYKKYSLNGQDFIAFDVKTETWTSSNPLAESIKQKWNRNKARNGYWKNLLTKVYVDVLKMYIKYVKNVLNRKDVPSVSLLQKTPSSPVSCHATGFYPDRATMFWRKDGEEIHEGVERGEILPNHDGSFQMNVDLNISSVSPEDWRRYDCVFHLSGVEDIITILDETQIRASVGKTYEEKPSDVTVPITAAVVALVLVLVAVVGFVVYKKKKDNCPTSPQDNMNELTEGLNPDKDNTQPTEKSTIQTST is encoded by the exons TTAAAAACTCTTTGATGTTGAATCTCACGATATCTTCTGGAGTCCCAGACGTACCAGAATATGTGGTTGTGGCAAAAATTGACGGAATTACTGTGGTTTACTACGACAGCAGCATGAAAGAACCAGAACCCAGACAAGTCTGGGTGAAAAAATTAATTGATAAATATCCAGGGCGATGGAAAAAAGGTACTCAGGAATGCAGGTACTATCATGATGTCCTCAAAGATGAAACAGGCATCATTACTAAATACTCCAACCAAACTGGAg gtgttCAGATTGTCCAGCAGATCATCGGTTGTGAATGGGACGACGAGACTGACCTGGTTGATGGCTACAAGAAGTATAGTTTGAATGGACAAGACTTCATTGCATTTGATGTGAAGACAGAGACTTGGACCTCTTCAAACCCTCTGGCTGAAAGCATTAAACAGAAGTGGAACAGAAATAAAGCCAGAAATGGATACTGGAAGAACCTCCTCACAAAGGTTTATGTTGATGTGCTGAAGATGTATATTAAATATGTGAAGAATGTCCTGAATAGAAAAG acgtcccctcagtgtctctcctccagaagactccctcctctccagtcagctgccacgctacaggtttctaccctgacagagccacgatgttctggaggaaagatggagaggagattcatgaaggagtggaacgtggagagatcctccccaaccatgatggatccttccagatgaatgttgacctgaacatttcatcagtctcacctgaagactggaggaggtacgactgtgtgtttcatctctctggtgtggaggacaTCATCACAAtactggatgaaacacagatcagagcCTCTGTGGGAAAAACATATGAAG AGAAACCCTCTGATGTGACCGTCCCCATCACTGCTGCTGTGGTTGCTCTTGTTCTCGTCCTCGTTGCTGTCGTAGGATTTGTTGtttacaaaaagaagaaag ataaTTGCCCAACGTCTC CTCAGGACAACATGAATGAACTCACTGAGGGACTGAATCCAGACAAAGACAACACCCAGCCCACAGAGAAGTCAACAATTCAAACCTCCACTTAA
- the LOC125020496 gene encoding major histocompatibility complex class I-related gene protein-like isoform X1 — protein sequence MKELVLLLILFPIAHSVKNSLMLNLTISSGVPDVPEYVVVAKIDGITVVYYNSSMKAPEPRQVWVKKLIDKYPGRWKNGTQKCKEYYDVLKYETGIITKYSNQTGGVQIVEQIIGCEWDDETDLVDGYKKYSLNGEDFIAFDVKTETWISSNPLAESIKQKWDRNKDRNGYWKNLLTNDYVDVLKKYIKYVKNVLNRKDVTSVSLLQKTPSSPVSCHATGFYPDRAMMFWRKDGEEIHEGVEHGEILPNHDGSFQMNVDLDISSVSPEDWRRYDCVFHLSGVEDIVTNLDQPRILPRYSAFPTRIIVGGVVGGLLLLALCVTGIIIWRRNNKGQEQRWLTVTSTFSTSSLVMSWICKKCILQTRQTKIITL from the exons ATGAAGGAGCTTGTTCTTCTGCTCATTTTATTCCCTATCGCTCATTCAG TTAAAAACTCTTTGATGTTGAATCTCACGATATCTTCTGGAGTCCCAGACGTACCAGAATATGTGGTTGTGGCAAAAATTGACGGAATTACTGTGGTTTACTACAACAGCAGCATGAAAGCACCAGAACCCAGACAAGTCTGGGTGAAAAAATTAATTGATAAATATCCAGGGCGATGGAAAAATGGTACTCAGAAATGCAAGGAGTATTATGATGTCCTCAAATATGAAACAGGCATCATTACTAAATACTCCAACCAAACCGGAg gtgttCAGATTGTCGAGCAGATCATCGGTTGTGAATGGGACGACGAGACTGACCTGGTTGATGGCTACAAGAAGTATAGTTTGAATGGAGAAGATTTCATTGCATTTGATGTGAAGACAGAGACTTGGATCTCTTCAAACCCTCTGGCTGAAAGCATTAAACAGAAGTGggacagaaataaagacagaaatggaTACTGGAAGAACCTCCTCACAAATGATTAtgttgatgtgctgaagaagtATATCAAATATGTGAAGAATGTCCTGAATAGAAAAG acgtcacctcagtgtctctcctccagaagactccctcctctccagtcagctgccacgctacaggtttctaccctgacagagccatgatgttctggaggaaagatggagaggagattcatgaaggagtggaacatggagagatcctccccaaccatgatggatccttccagatgaatgttgacctggacatttcatcagtctcacctgaagactggaggaggtacgactgtgtgtttcatctctctggagTTGAGGACATTGTCACTAATCTGGACCAACCACGGATCCTGC CTCGTTACTCAGCATTTCCTACTCGTATTATTGTCGGTGGAGTTGTTGGGGGACTGCTGCTCCTGGCTCTCTGTGTCACTGGAATCATAATCTGGAGAAGGAACAATAAAGGTCAGGAACAAAGATGGTTAACTGTAACATCGACTTTTTCAACAAGCTCTTTAGTAATGAGTTGGATCTGTAAGAAATGTATCttacaaacaagacaaacaaaaataattacactgTGA